One part of the Eublepharis macularius isolate TG4126 chromosome 16, MPM_Emac_v1.0, whole genome shotgun sequence genome encodes these proteins:
- the GAN gene encoding gigaxonin, whose protein sequence is MSVGAQGSAVSDPQHPARLLRALSSFREEGRFCDAHLVLEGEEIPVQTNILAAASPYIRTKLNYNPPKDDGSTYKIELEGISVEIMKEILDYIFSGQIKLNEDTIQDVVQAADLLLLTDLKTLCCEFLEGCIAAENCIGIRDFALHYCLRHVHYLASEYLETHFRDVSSSEEFLELNPQKLKEVLSLEKLNVGNERHVFEAVLRWISHDPELRKVHMKDVMSAVWVSGLDSAYLREQMMSEPLVREIVKECNNIPLTPPQQGEAMLASFKPRGYSECIVTVGGEERVSRKPSAAVRCMCPLYDPNRQLWIDLAPISSPRINHGVLSAEGFLFVLGGQDDNKATLNSGEKYDPDTNSWSPLTPMNEARHNFGLVEIDGVLYVLGGEDGERELISMESYDIYNRTWTKQPDLTMIRKIGCYAAMKKKIYAMGGGSYGKLFESVECYDPRTQQWTAICPLKERRFGAVACGVASELYVFGGVRSRDDNQSSEMVTCKSEFYHDEFKRWIYLSDQNLCIPASSSFVYGAVPIGASIYVIGDLDTGTNYDYVREFKRSTGTWHHTKPLFPSDLRRTGCAALRIANCKLFRLQLQQGLFRIRVPSP, encoded by the exons aacAAAGCTGAACTATAACCCGCCCAAGGACGATGGCTCAACTTATAAAATCGAACTTGAAGGGATATCTGTGGAAATTATGAAAGAGATATTGGACTACATCTTCAGTGGTCAG ATCAAGCTAAATGAAGACACCATCCAGGATGTCGTGCAAGCTGCTGACCTTTTGCTGCTTACGGACCTAAAAACCCTGTGCTGCGAGTTCCTAGAGGGTTGCATTGCTGCTGAGAACTGTATTGGAATCCGGGACTTTGCATTGCACTATTGCTTGCGTCATGTTCATTACCTGGCTTCTGAATACCTGGAAACGCACTTCCGGGACGTCAGCAGTTCAGAGGAGTTCCTGGAACTGAATCCTCAGAAATTAAAAGAAGTGTTGTCCTTGGAGAAGCTCAATGTTGGAAATGAAAGACATGTTTTTGAAGCGGTCCTTAGATGGATCTCCCATGATCCTGAATTAAGAAAG GTTCATATGAAGGATGTTATGTCAGCCGTATGGGTATCTGGGCTGGACTCTGCTTACTTGCGTGAGCAAATGATGAGCGAGCCGTTGGTACGGGAGATTGTCAAAGAATGTAACAACATTCCACTCACGCCACCACAGCAAGGGGAGGCGATGCTGGCTTCCTTTAAACCCAGAGGGTACTCAGAGTGCATTGTGACTGTTGGTGGCGAAGAAAGAGT TTCCCGAAAGCCATCGGCAGCAGTGCGATGTATGTGCCCTCTCTATGATCCTAACAGACAACTCTGGATAGATCTGGCCCCTATAAGTTCACCCAGGATAAATCATGGAGTACTTTCAGCTG AAGGGTTCCTGTTTGTACTCGGAGGTCAAGATGATAACAAAGCCACTTTAAATTCTGGGGAGAAGTATGATCCAGATACGAATTCATGGAGCCCTCTGACACCAATGAATGAG GCACGGCACAACTTTGGGTTGGTGGAGATCGATGGTGTATTATATGTCCTGGGAGGCGAGGACGGAGAGCGGGAGCTCATCTCCATGGAGTCCTACGACATTTATAATAGGACTTGGACAAAGCAGCCGGACCTGACCATGATTAGGAAG attGGTTGCTATGCAGCTATGAAAAAGAAGATCTATGCAATGGGCGGTGGTTCATACGGCAAACTTTTTGAATCTGTTGAATGTTACGACCCGAGAACCCAGCAGTGGACCGCTATTTGTCCGTTGAAAGAGAGAAG GTTTGGAGCCGTGGCATGCGGTGTGGCTTCAGAGCTCTATGTCTTTGGTGGAGTGAGAAGTCGAGATGATAACCAGTCCAGCGAAATGGTGACTTGCAAATCAGAATTCTATCACGATGAATTTAAAAG GTGGATCTACTTGAGTGATCAGAACTTATGCATCCCCGCTAGTTCTTCGTTTGTGTATGGAGCGGTGCCCATTGGTGCTAGCATTTATGTGATTGGAGACCTTGACACAG GAACCAACTATGATTACGTTCGAGAGTTTAAAAGAAGTACTGGGACTTGGCACCACACAAAGCCGCTGTTCCCTTCGGATCTTCGTCGTACTGGATGTGCAGCTTTGCGTATTGCGAACTGCAAGCTCTTCCGACTGCAGCTCCAGCAAGGGTTGTTCCGCATTCGAGTCCCTTCTCCTTGA